The DNA sequence CTTGGCCTCGAGCCGCGCGTAGAGGAGGGCAGAGGCCACCTTGAGGTAGCCCTCCAGGAGCTCGTCGGTGATCGCCGGCTCGCTCGCGTCGCCATCCGCCCAGACGATCACGCCCAGCGGCATCCCCCCCTGGGTGAGGAGCCGGTGGCCGTCGAAGGGGCGGCCGAAGGCCTCCTCGAGCGCCTCTGGCTCGTCGGCCCGGGTGGCCGTGAGGTAGAGGATCCCCGGGGCGACCTCGGTGCCCGGCGCGGCCGAGGAGGAGAGGAGGGCCAGCTCGTCACCCTTCTCCTCGAGGTAGAGGTGCACCGAGCGCGGTCCGCGGAGGTCGCGGATCGACTCGGTCAGCTTGCGGCCGAGGGAGAAGAGATCGCTCTCCTCCGCCAGCGCGAGGATCTGCTCGAAGGTCCTCTCGACGGCCGTCTGTTCCTGACGCGTCACGCGTTCCCCTGGCCTCCTACCGCCAGGACGATCTTACCATGATGGTCGGCCGCCTCGAGGGCGGCGTAGCCCGCGTGGATCTCCTCGAGGGGGAGGACGCGATCGATCACCGGGGCCAGGGGGCCGCGGGCCGCGAGCTCGAGGCAGGTGGCGAGCTCGGAGCGCGTGCCCATCGTGGAGCCCAGCAGCTCGAGCTGCCGCGCGAAGAGCACCCGCAGGTCGATGCTGGCGGCGTGGCCGGTGGTGGCGCCGCAGGTGACCAGGCGGCCGCCGACCTTCAGGGCTCGCACCGAGATCGGCCAGGTGAGCTCCCCGGTGTGCTCGAAGACCACGTCGACCCCGCCCGGGGCGAGGGACTTCAGGCGGACCTTGAGATCCTCGGCCCGGTAGTTGATCACCTCGTCGGCCCCGAGGGCGGCCGCCCGCTCGGCCTTCTCGTCGCTGCTGGTCGAGGCGATGACCCGGGCACCCCGGTGGCGGGCGATCTGGATCGCGGCGCAGCCCACGCCGCTGGAGGCGCCGTGCACCAGCACCGTCTCGTCCCGGCGCAGGCGAGCCCGGGCGGTGAGCATGTGCCAGGCGGTGAGGGTGGCGACCCCCACCGCGGCGGCGACCTCGAAGTCCAGGCCCTCCGGCTTGCGCAGGAGGTTGCGGCGCGGCGCCACGAAGGCCTCGGCGGCGCAGCCGGGGCGGTGCTCGCCGAAGAGGTGGTACTCGCTGCAGAGGTTCTCGCGGCCGGCGATGCAGTCGATGCAGCGGCCGCAGAAGTGGCCGGCCGACAGCACCACCTCCTCGCCCGGGTCGAGGTCGGTCACGCCCTCGCCCACCGCGTCCACCACGCCGGCGGCGTCGGCGCCCACCACGTGGGGGAAGCCGAGCTCGAGGCCGCGCCAGCCCTTGCGGACCCAGACGTCGAGGTGGTTGAGGGCCACGGCCCGCGGCCGCACCCGCACCTCTCCGGGGCCCGGCTCGGGCAGGGGCAGGTCCTTCAGCTGGAGGACCTCCGGTCCTCCATGGCCGACGAGAGCTGCTGCACGGATCGTCATAGGCTTCTTCCTTCGCGGTGGACCCCGACCACCCGGCGCAGACATCCTGGCTCCGTCAGCGGGTCCCCGTCGACCCGCGTGAGATCGGCTCGCCGTCCGGGGGCGAGGAGCCCCCGGTCGCCCAGGCCCAGGCCCTCGGCGGCGCCCGAGGTGCAGCTCACGAGCGCGGCGTGGGGCGGCAGGCCCGCCTCGATCATCGCCTCGAGCTCCGCGGCGAGATCCCCGTGGCGGTTGAGCGGGGTGCCGGCGTCGGTCCCGGCCACGATCCGCACCCCCCGGGCGAGGGCGGCCGCAAAGCTCTTGCGGTGATCGTCCACCGCCCGGGCCATCTTCTCCACCACGAAGTCGGGGACGCCCCGGCCCCGGCCGGCGAGGATGCCCCGGGAGGCATTGAAGGTGGGGACCAGGGAGGCTCCCTTCCGCTCGAAGGCGTCGAGGCAGGCCTCGTCCAGCCAGATCCCGTGCTCGATGGTGGCGACCCCGGCCTCGAGGGCGGCGAGCACGCCGCCGGCCCCCTGGGCGTGGGCGGCCACCCGCACGCCCCTCTCGGTGGCGATGGCCAGGGCGGCGTGGAGATCCCGGTCCGGGAGCTGCTGCTTCCCGGGATCCACCCCCGGGGTCATCATCCCGCCGGTCACCGCCAGCTTCAGCCAGCGGGCGCCGGCCTCGATCTCCCGGCGGCCGGCCTCCCAGAAGCCCTCGGCCTCGGAGACCGCCCGGCCGACGAAGTCACCGTGGCCGCCGGTGATGCACAGGAGGTGCCCCGCGGGGATCACCTCCGGTCCCCGGCGCAGCCCGGCCGCGATCTCCCGGGCGAGGCGGATGGCCTCGCCCCCCGGGGCCCCCAGGTCGCGCACCGTCGTCACCCCGGCGTCCAGGTGGGCCTCCGCCGCCTCCACCGCCTGTCGCTGCCGCTCCTCCGGGCTGGCGGCGAGGATCTCCGAGCGGGGATCGAGGCCTCCGGAGAGGGTGAGGTGGACGTGGGCGTCGATCAGCCCCGGCATCAGGGTCCCGGGGCCCGACACCTCGGGGAGGCCGCGGGTCTTCAGCTCCGAGAGGGGGCCGAGGGCCTCGATCCGGCCGTCGTCTCCGACGATCAGCCCTGCATCCTCGAGGGGCTCGGGAGCGGCGCCATCCCAGATCCGGTCGGCGGTGAAGAGGGTCCCCATGGCTCGATCCGTACCACGCACCTGCCTGGATCCCCATCCCGTACACGTCCACGTACACGTACCCGGCTTCTCCCGGGTGCCCGGCGGCGCCGACCTCTGTCCCTGGAGAGGCCGCGTACGAGCACGTGTACGTGTACGTGGACGGTGCCTCCGGCAGGTTTCCGATTGACCCGCTCGATCCCGATCGAGTACTAGCGAGGATAACGAAGGCAACTCTTCGTCAGGAGCCAAGCTCGAGCATGACCCACCGCATGTACCAGAAGACCCCCGACCTCCTCTGGAACCGGTCCGTCGCCGGTCCGCAGGGGATCGTCGTGGCCCGCGGTGGAGTCTCTCGAGAGGAGCGCCAGCCCTAGCAAGTAGCTGACGAAGACAGTCTCGAGTCACCCACCGCGGGCGTCCCGAAAGGGACCCCGCGGTTTTTTTTGTCCCACCTCCAACCCGAAACGAACGTCATGTCGTCCCGTAGAGAAGCACTCCCCTGGAGCAACCACCCCACCCGAGAGCTGGCCCGGCTGGCCTGGCCGATCGCGGTGTCGATGGTCTCCTACGCCCTGATGACCCTGGCCGACACCTTCTTCGTGGCGCGCCTGGGGACCTCGGCCCTGGCCGGAGTGGGCTTCGGCGGCACCGCCGCCTTCTTCCTGCTCTGTTTCTCCTTCGGCCTCCTGCGGGGGGTGCAGATCCGCACCTCGGTGGCCGTCGGCGCCGGGCGCCGGGAGCAGGCGGGCTCCGTCCTCGACGCCGGGGTGCTCCTGGCGGGAGGGATGGGGGCGCTGACCCTGGGCCTGGGGCTGCTCCTGGCCGAGGTGGTGCCCTCGCTGATGGTCTCACAAGGGGCGGCCCTGCACGCCCGGGGCTACCTCCTGGTGCGCCTGCTCGCCGCGCCGCTGGTGCTGATCGCGGTGGCCCTGCGGCAGTCCCGCACCGGGCAGGGGGACGTGCACCACCCGATGGTGGCGGCCCTGCTGGCCAACGGCCTGAACATAGCCCTCGACGCGCTCTTCATCCTCGGCCTCGAGTGGGGTCCGGAGGGCGCGGCCTGGGCCAGCGATATCGCGGCTCTGGTGGAGGCCGCCTACCTCCTGCGGGTGGCGCTGCGCGCGGGCTGGCGTCCGGGCACCGCGCGCTGGCCGGTGGTGCGCGGGGTGCTCTCCCTGGGCGTGCCCACGGGCCTGCACTTCCTGCTGGAGATGGGCTCCTTCGCGGCGCTGACGGCCCTGCTGGCGCGGATGCCGGAGGTCGAGCTGGCGGCCCACCAGATCGCCCTGCAGGTCACCCACTTCTCCTTCCTGCCCGCCGCGGCGGTGGGGGAGGCGGCCTCGACCCTGGTGGGGCAGGCGGTGGGCGGCCACCGCGACGATCTGGTCCGTCCGCTGGCGCGCCGGGCGCTCCTGGGCGCCTCCCTCTACACCGGGGCCTGGACCCTGGGCTTCGCCTTCGGGGCGCCGCTGATCGTGAGCGTCTTCACCGGCGAGGCCGAGCTGGCCGGGGTCGCGGTGCGCCTGCTCTGGGTGGCGGCGGTCTTCCAGGTCTTCGACGGCGCCAACGTGGTCGGCCGCTCCGCCTTGCGGGGCACGGGCGACGTGCGGGTGCCGGCGGTGGTCGGCGTGGTCACGGCCTGGGTCCTGGTGCCTCCGCTGGCCTGGTGGCTGGGGCTGCACCTCGGCTTCGGAGCGCTCGGGGGCTGGCTGGGCCTCTGCGTCGAGCTGATCCTCGGGGCGGCGGTCTACTGGGCTCGCGTGGAGCGGGGAGGGTGGCTGGCGTCGGCGCGGCGGACGCGGGCCTCGGTCGCCGAGCGAGACCCGGGAGAGGCCGTGAACGTGAACGTGGACGTGTACGTGGACTTGGAAGGTGAGCCTCGCGAGGCCGCCTGAGCTGTCCGGTCCTCCCGTCCTCCTCTTCACGAGGAGGGCGGGAGGGCTTCCATTTTTTTCCGGCGTGCTGTCAAAAGGCGGCGATGACCCTGGCCTACATCCTCGGCGCGAGCTTCCTGGTGAGCGTGGGCGGGACCGGCGCGGCGGCGGCGATCCTGCTCTTCCCGGACGAGGCCCGCTGCCGGCTGACCCGGGTGCTGCTGGCCTTCGCGGTCGGGGTGCTCCTCTCGGCGGCCCTGCTCGGGCTGATCCCCCACGCGGTGGAGCAGGGCGGAGAGCTCGAGCCGCTCATGGTGGCCATGCTGGTCACCTTCGTCGTGCTGATCGGCATCGAGAAGGTGATCCTCTGGGGTCACTCCCATCCCGAGGAGGAGGGGCACCGCCAGCACCACCACGAGCACACCATGGGGCCGATGGTCCTCATCGCCGACGCCCTCCACAACCTGGTGGACGGCGTCGTCATCGCCGCCGCCTTCTCGGCCTCGACCTCGCTGGGGCTGGCCACGACCCTGGCCGTGGCGGCGCACGAGATACCCCACGAGGTCAGCGACTTCGCGGTGCTGATCCAGGCGGGCTACTCCCGCGGGAAGGCCCTCCTGGCCAACATGCTGGCCGCGGGTACGACCTTCATCGGGGCCCTGCTGGCCTACTTCGTCCTCGCCGGCGTGCAGGCGGTGCTGCCCTATGCCCTGGCGGTCTCGGCGGCGAGCTTCCTCTACATCGCCATCGCGGCCCTGGTGCCGGTGCTCCACAGCCGCACCGACCTGAAGAGCACCCTGATCCAGCTCGCCTCCATCGGCGCGGGGATCGGCCTCTCGGTGATGCTCCACGAGTGGCTCTAGGGGCTCCCTAGGCGCTCGGCGGCACGCAGGCCTTGTCGCTGCCCCCCTCGACCCGGGTGATGCTCGAGGAGCAGTTCGCCTCGTTGTCGGCCGAGCGGTTGGCGTTGCACTCCGACTTGTCGGTGCAGGTGCGGAAGCAGTAGTTCACGCTGTCGTCGTGGGTGACGCAGATCGAGGGCTCCGGGCAGTCCGCGTCGGCGGTGCAGCCCTGCAGTCCGCAGTAGCCGCCCTTGAAGCCGGTGAGGCAGGTGAGGCCCAGGTCGC is a window from the Deltaproteobacteria bacterium genome containing:
- a CDS encoding zinc-binding dehydrogenase codes for the protein MTIRAAALVGHGGPEVLQLKDLPLPEPGPGEVRVRPRAVALNHLDVWVRKGWRGLELGFPHVVGADAAGVVDAVGEGVTDLDPGEEVVLSAGHFCGRCIDCIAGRENLCSEYHLFGEHRPGCAAEAFVAPRRNLLRKPEGLDFEVAAAVGVATLTAWHMLTARARLRRDETVLVHGASSGVGCAAIQIARHRGARVIASTSSDEKAERAAALGADEVINYRAEDLKVRLKSLAPGGVDVVFEHTGELTWPISVRALKVGGRLVTCGATTGHAASIDLRVLFARQLELLGSTMGTRSELATCLELAARGPLAPVIDRVLPLEEIHAGYAALEAADHHGKIVLAVGGQGNA
- a CDS encoding amidohydrolase family protein is translated as MGTLFTADRIWDGAAPEPLEDAGLIVGDDGRIEALGPLSELKTRGLPEVSGPGTLMPGLIDAHVHLTLSGGLDPRSEILAASPEERQRQAVEAAEAHLDAGVTTVRDLGAPGGEAIRLAREIAAGLRRGPEVIPAGHLLCITGGHGDFVGRAVSEAEGFWEAGRREIEAGARWLKLAVTGGMMTPGVDPGKQQLPDRDLHAALAIATERGVRVAAHAQGAGGVLAALEAGVATIEHGIWLDEACLDAFERKGASLVPTFNASRGILAGRGRGVPDFVVEKMARAVDDHRKSFAAALARGVRIVAGTDAGTPLNRHGDLAAELEAMIEAGLPPHAALVSCTSGAAEGLGLGDRGLLAPGRRADLTRVDGDPLTEPGCLRRVVGVHREGRSL
- a CDS encoding MATE family efflux transporter, whose protein sequence is MSSRREALPWSNHPTRELARLAWPIAVSMVSYALMTLADTFFVARLGTSALAGVGFGGTAAFFLLCFSFGLLRGVQIRTSVAVGAGRREQAGSVLDAGVLLAGGMGALTLGLGLLLAEVVPSLMVSQGAALHARGYLLVRLLAAPLVLIAVALRQSRTGQGDVHHPMVAALLANGLNIALDALFILGLEWGPEGAAWASDIAALVEAAYLLRVALRAGWRPGTARWPVVRGVLSLGVPTGLHFLLEMGSFAALTALLARMPEVELAAHQIALQVTHFSFLPAAAVGEAASTLVGQAVGGHRDDLVRPLARRALLGASLYTGAWTLGFAFGAPLIVSVFTGEAELAGVAVRLLWVAAVFQVFDGANVVGRSALRGTGDVRVPAVVGVVTAWVLVPPLAWWLGLHLGFGALGGWLGLCVELILGAAVYWARVERGGWLASARRTRASVAERDPGEAVNVNVDVYVDLEGEPREAA
- a CDS encoding ZIP family metal transporter produces the protein MTLAYILGASFLVSVGGTGAAAAILLFPDEARCRLTRVLLAFAVGVLLSAALLGLIPHAVEQGGELEPLMVAMLVTFVVLIGIEKVILWGHSHPEEEGHRQHHHEHTMGPMVLIADALHNLVDGVVIAAAFSASTSLGLATTLAVAAHEIPHEVSDFAVLIQAGYSRGKALLANMLAAGTTFIGALLAYFVLAGVQAVLPYALAVSAASFLYIAIAALVPVLHSRTDLKSTLIQLASIGAGIGLSVMLHEWL